The DNA region TCTCTTGCTCGAGGGTAGTGAGGTCGAGGCGGCGGCTGGCGATTTTGATCATGCGGCCGGTGCGGCCGAGGAGAGTGAGTTCGCCGTGGGCGTTTAACGCGGCGAGGTCGGCGGGCATGTGGGCACCGTGGCCGGAGGGTGAGCGGCGGCGGTTTTTGTGGGTGAAGACGGCGGCGCTGGAGACGGTGAAGCGTTTGGTGCGGGTGAAGGTGAGCGTAACGCCGTCGAGCGGGGTGCCGACGGAGCGGCCTTCGAGGGTGGCGTCACCGGTGCGGTCGTAGGCGATGCCGCCGGTTTCGGATGAGCCGTAGAAGTTGTGGATGCGCTGGCCGAATTTTTCGAGGAAGGTGCGGGCAGTTTCGGGTGGAAGAACGGAGCCGGCGGAGATGATGACGCGGAGGCTGCGTAGTGATTCGGCGGGCACGTCGGTGAGCGCGAGGATGCGGAGGATGGCGGGGACGGCGGGGAAGACGGTTGGAGAAAAGCGGGCGCAGTCGGCGGCGAGGGCGTGGTGGAGCGGGGCAGAGGGCGTGAGGATGGCGGTGCCCTGGGCGAGGAGCGGGATGACGAGGTTGCCGAGGCCGTAGGAGTGGCCGAAGGGGATGAGGCCGAGGTTCAGGTCGGCGGGGCGGATGTCCATCGAGGCGCAGACGTTGCGGGCGTCGGCGAGCATTTGGGCGTGGGTGAAGGCGAGGGCGCGGGGTGTGCCGGTGGAGCCGGAGGTGAGTTTGATCAGCGCGGAAGCCGCGCCGGTACGGGGCGGCTTGAGTATTGAGTAGCGAGTAGCGGGTAGCGAGTAGTCGGAAGAGTTGGCGGAGGTACTGGTGGTGACGGGGGTGATCTGGTTGTCGGGCGTGAGGAGGAAGTGGGCGCGGACGGATTGGGCGAGGGTGAGTTGTGAGGAGTGGGATTCGCTGGGGTCGAGGGGGACGGGGACGGCGCCGAGTTGGAGGATCGCCAGGAAAGCGGCGAGCCAGTCGGGGCCGTTGGGGCGGGAGAAGGCGATGAGACGGTTGTTGAAATCGAGCGAGGGATGCGCCGTGCGGAAGATTTGCGCTAGGGTGGAGGCGCGGGCGTCGAGCGAGCGACGGGTGTGAATTTCGCCCGTGGCGGCTTCGATCAGGGCGCGGGCGTCGGGGGCGGCGGACACGAGAGCCGCCCAAGTGGTGAGCAACGTGTCGTGCTCGTTCATGGGCGCTTCGACGGTCGGCCGAGTGGTTCGAGTTCCACCATGAGGAGGGCGGTGATGACGATGAGGCCGACGGTGGTGCCGAGGGCGGCGACGACGGGGATTTTGCTGAGGGCGAGCGCGCCGAAGACGACGGCGGTGCAGAGCGCGGAGAGGCGGATGGAGGGCGGCGGAGGTTCGTGGCGCTGGATGTTTTCGGCGGAGAAGATCGCGTAGTTGTGGCTCAGGCACACGCCGAGGAAGGCGGCGAGGAGGTGGAAGATGTTGAGCGTTTGTCCGCAGAGGCCGAGGAGGCCGAGGGCGAAGAGGCAGGAGCCGGCCGGGATCACGAAGATGCGGATGCCGCGCTTGAAGCCGTAGATGACGAAGACGCTGGCGCCGAGGAGGGCGAGGCCGATGGCGCTGAGTTTGGCGGCGTCGGCGCGGTAGCGGGCGAAGAGCGTGTTGAGCGATTCGAGCTGGGCGACGCTGAAGGTGTTTAGTTCGGCGGGCGGTATCGCGCCGGGTGGGTGATCGGCGAGAGTGAGGAACCAGCTGGGGCCACCGGCGGGATCGAGGTGGAAGAGGAGGCTGAGGGGGCCGGTGAGTTCGCGGCGGAGGTCGGTGAAGAGGGAGGAGTAGGAAGCGGAGGAGTTTAGGGTTGAGGGTTGAGAGTTGAGAGAAGGATTGGCGGCGGTGTTGAGCGTCGGAGAGGCGGTGAGCGCGGACCAAGAGTCGAAGAAGGGGGCGAAGGAGTCGGGGGTGTAGCCGTGTTTTTCGAGGGCGGTGCGGAGGTCGGCGGGGAAGTTTTTGAGGGCGGCGAGATGGGCGGCGCGGGCGTTCCAGTCGGTTTCGGTGGGGAGGAGGAAACCGGCGGAGGCGGCGGGGTTTTCCGGGAATTGGGCGTCGTGCCAGGTGGTGAAGCGGGCGAGGTTGACGCGGGCGGCGGCGGGGGTGTCACCGCGGGTCAGATACGCGGTGCGTTCGGTGGCGTCGCCGAAGAGGGCGCGGACTTCGCCGTCGTTGGCGCGGAGGGCGGGGGCGGGGATTTCGAGTTCGCGGATGTCGTCGCGCCAGCTGAGGAACCAGGGGCCGGCGAGTGCGACGAGTGCGGCGAGGATGAAGAGCGGGGTGATGAAGCGGCGCGAGCGGACGGCGGGGGGGATGACGAGCGGGCGGGTTTCCAGGAAGGCATTTTCCAGTTGGGCGAAATAGAGGATCGCGATCAGCAGGGCGGAGATGAGGCCGGCGCTAACGAAGACGCCGAGTTGCTGGACGAGCGGGAGGTCGGACCAGAAGAGTAGGGAGAAACCAATGACGGTGGTGAGGCAGCTGGTGAGGAGCGGCTTGAGGAGGCGGCTCAAGCGGGAACGGTAGGGTTCGCCGGGGCGCAGCGAGGGCTGCATGTAGAGGTAGAAGCCGTAGTCGATCGCGACGCCGGCGAGGATGGAGCCGATGACGAAGACGAGGACGTGGACGCGGTCGAAGACCATCGTGGTGACGACAAGGGCGCCGAGGGTGGAGAGGATGACGACGGGGACGAGGTGGAGGATTTTCCAGAGGCGGCGGACGAAGAGGCAGACGATGATAAGGACACCGAGGAGCGAGAGCAGGTGGCGGGAGAAGATCTCGGACTTGATGCTGGCTTTGCTCGCGGCGGCGAAGCGGTTGATGCCGGTCCAGCGGAGTTCGGCGCCGGGGGAGATTTTTTTCGCCTCGGCGAGGGCGGTGTCGATCGCGGCGAAGACGGGGTCCTGGCCGGCTTCGCTGAAGGGAGAGTCTTTGACGACGGCCCAGATGAGGGCGGGGCCGGTGGGAGAGGCGGTGGGTTGGGAGGAGGCGAGGCCTTCGACTTTGCCGATGAGCGAGGGAACGAGGAGGAGCGGGTCTTGGGGAATGAGTTCCTGGAAGGCGATGCTCTCGGGGCGGGCGAGGAAGGTGTCGAGGGCGAGGGCGGTTTGTTCGGCGAGCCACTCGGAGAAGGCGGGGGATTCGGAGGAGTTGAGAGCTGAGGGTTGAGAGTTGAGGGACGGAGAGGAAGAGGTGGCGAGGTAGGCGCGGTGTTGTTCGGCGAGCCAGGTGGGGAGGAGGAGGTCCTGGCGGCGGGTGAAGATGAAGACGCCAAGTGCGTCACGGGCGGAGGTGTCGCCGAGTACGACGGCGTCGGATACGGCGGGGGAATTTTTTAGCGAAGCGGCAAAAGCGGCGACGGCGGCGGGTGACGGCGCGGGGTAAGACGAGAAGGGAAAAGGGGCGGAGGACGGGTTGAGAGTTGAGGGTTGAGAGTTGAGAGAAGCAGAAGTGGCGACAGCGGCGGGATCGGTGGCGGTGTTGGGACCGGCGAGCGCGAGGAGGAGGACGCGGGATTGTTGCTGGTCGGTGAGGTCGCGGACGAGGGCGAGTTCGGGCGCGCGTTCGTCGGACGGGATGAGGTCGATGACGTTGGTCGAGATCTTCGCGGAGTAGTCGAGGCGGGCGAGCCAGAGGGCGCAGAGCGCCGTGAAGAGCAACAGGGCGAGGCGGGCGAAGAGTTTCTGGCGAGGCGGTTCCATGCGGTTGAGTCGGCGGCGGAGGCGGAAAGTGGAAACCGCTAATGGACGCTAATGGGCTCTAATGATGAAGGAGAATTTTTGGGGTGTGGATTTTTGAGCCACGGATGTCACGGATGCCGGAGGGGACAGATTTTTAACCACTGATGGGCACTGAGAGGCACTGATTTCGGAAGTGGATATGTCGCCCGCTGGGGGCAGGATTACCACGAGGGGCAGAAGGTTAGCGGGGACGTCGTGTGCTCGAAAGATTAGCGGAAGGATTTTTTGAGTTCTTCGGGGGTGAACTCGGCGTGGGTGCGGACGTCGCCGATGAGGATTTCGATGCCTTGGAAGGCGGACTTTCTCATCTCGATTTTTTTCACGGCGGCTCCCTGGCCGGTGATAACGAGGCGGGTGAGGACGCTGGCGAGTTCGCCGGGGCGTGGGTCGAAGACGAGTTGCCAGTCGTCGCCGGTGCGGAGGCCGTAGAGGTCGAAGTTTTTGGCGAGTTCGGTGAGGTCGAAGCGCATGACGTGGAGGAGCGCGGTCGTGGCGGCCTGGGCACGGGGCTCGTTAGGGAGTTCGCGCTGGCGGCCGCGGGCGTCGCGGAGGAGGACGCCCTGGGCGTCGACGATCATGAGCTGGTTCTCGGGTTTGGTGTAGGCGAGGCTGAGGCCGCGTTCGGGGGAGAGGCGCATGTCGCCCGTGAAGACGACGGGGATTTTTTTGAAAGGGAGGTAGCGGTTTTCGGTGAAGGGGGCGGTGACGTTGCCGTTGGCGGCGAGGGCGGTCGCGAGCTCACGCCAGGGGGCGTCGTTTTGGCCGACGGTGATTTTGTTGGCCGGGGCCATGAGCTCGGCGACGTCGGCGGCGGGCAGAAGAGTGAAGAGCGAAAGGTGAAGGGTGAAAAGGGAGAGGAAGCGGAGGAGCATGGGAAATCCGAAGGTTGAAGGTCGAATGACGAAGGAGGGAAGAGAATGACCAGTGACCATTGACCAATGACCAGTGGGGAAGTCGCGG from Nibricoccus aquaticus includes:
- a CDS encoding outer membrane lipoprotein carrier protein LolA, which translates into the protein MLLRFLSLFTLHLSLFTLLPAADVAELMAPANKITVGQNDAPWRELATALAANGNVTAPFTENRYLPFKKIPVVFTGDMRLSPERGLSLAYTKPENQLMIVDAQGVLLRDARGRQRELPNEPRAQAATTALLHVMRFDLTELAKNFDLYGLRTGDDWQLVFDPRPGELASVLTRLVITGQGAAVKKIEMRKSAFQGIEILIGDVRTHAEFTPEELKKSFR
- a CDS encoding class I adenylate-forming enzyme family protein, with translation MNEHDTLLTTWAALVSAAPDARALIEAATGEIHTRRSLDARASTLAQIFRTAHPSLDFNNRLIAFSRPNGPDWLAAFLAILQLGAVPVPLDPSESHSSQLTLAQSVRAHFLLTPDNQITPVTTSTSANSSDYSLPATRYSILKPPRTGAASALIKLTSGSTGTPRALAFTHAQMLADARNVCASMDIRPADLNLGLIPFGHSYGLGNLVIPLLAQGTAILTPSAPLHHALAADCARFSPTVFPAVPAILRILALTDVPAESLRSLRVIISAGSVLPPETARTFLEKFGQRIHNFYGSSETGGIAYDRTGDATLEGRSVGTPLDGVTLTFTRTKRFTVSSAAVFTHKNRRRSPSGHGAHMPADLAALNAHGELTLLGRTGRMIKIASRRLDLTTLEQEIKKLPGLRDAYAAPHPDRPDELACALATDLSPTDARALLHRSLTAWKIPKRLHVLKDFPLTPRGKPDTQSLRAALRL
- a CDS encoding MMPL family transporter, which produces MEPPRQKLFARLALLLFTALCALWLARLDYSAKISTNVIDLIPSDERAPELALVRDLTDQQQSRVLLLALAGPNTATDPAAVATSASLNSQPSTLNPSSAPFPFSSYPAPSPAAVAAFAASLKNSPAVSDAVVLGDTSARDALGVFIFTRRQDLLLPTWLAEQHRAYLATSSSPSLNSQPSALNSSESPAFSEWLAEQTALALDTFLARPESIAFQELIPQDPLLLVPSLIGKVEGLASSQPTASPTGPALIWAVVKDSPFSEAGQDPVFAAIDTALAEAKKISPGAELRWTGINRFAAASKASIKSEIFSRHLLSLLGVLIIVCLFVRRLWKILHLVPVVILSTLGALVVTTMVFDRVHVLVFVIGSILAGVAIDYGFYLYMQPSLRPGEPYRSRLSRLLKPLLTSCLTTVIGFSLLFWSDLPLVQQLGVFVSAGLISALLIAILYFAQLENAFLETRPLVIPPAVRSRRFITPLFILAALVALAGPWFLSWRDDIRELEIPAPALRANDGEVRALFGDATERTAYLTRGDTPAAARVNLARFTTWHDAQFPENPAASAGFLLPTETDWNARAAHLAALKNFPADLRTALEKHGYTPDSFAPFFDSWSALTASPTLNTAANPSLNSQPSTLNSSASYSSLFTDLRRELTGPLSLLFHLDPAGGPSWFLTLADHPPGAIPPAELNTFSVAQLESLNTLFARYRADAAKLSAIGLALLGASVFVIYGFKRGIRIFVIPAGSCLFALGLLGLCGQTLNIFHLLAAFLGVCLSHNYAIFSAENIQRHEPPPPSIRLSALCTAVVFGALALSKIPVVAALGTTVGLIVITALLMVELEPLGRPSKRP